One Candidatus Methylomirabilota bacterium DNA segment encodes these proteins:
- a CDS encoding SDR family oxidoreductase has protein sequence MATEAPPITLYGWALVLGASSGFGAATSMALARAGLNIFGVHLDRKATLPNAEKLAADIKSLGREARFYNINAADEERRAETAADMERILRERGELGQLRVMLHSLAFGTLKLFIADPMKESVTKAQMDMTLDVMAHSLIYWAQELVGRGLMGRGGHIYAMTSSGGARVLPFYGPVSAAKAALESNIRQLAAELAGHGITANSIRAGVTATPAAQKIPNYEAFSQKAAQRNPHRRLTTVEDVAKAIVVLSHPDTYWMTGNVIGVDGGEEIVG, from the coding sequence ATGGCGACGGAGGCACCACCGATCACCCTGTACGGCTGGGCGCTCGTCCTCGGCGCCTCCTCGGGCTTCGGCGCGGCCACCAGCATGGCCCTGGCGCGGGCCGGCCTCAACATCTTCGGCGTGCACCTCGACCGCAAGGCGACCTTGCCCAACGCGGAAAAATTGGCCGCCGACATCAAGAGCCTGGGCCGCGAGGCGCGCTTTTACAATATCAATGCCGCCGACGAGGAGCGGCGCGCGGAGACCGCGGCGGACATGGAGCGCATCCTGCGCGAGCGGGGCGAGCTGGGTCAGCTCCGGGTCATGCTCCATTCCCTGGCCTTCGGCACCCTCAAGCTCTTCATTGCCGATCCCATGAAAGAGTCCGTCACCAAGGCGCAGATGGACATGACGCTCGACGTGATGGCCCACAGCCTCATCTACTGGGCTCAAGAGCTGGTGGGCCGCGGCCTCATGGGCCGAGGCGGCCATATCTACGCCATGACGTCCTCGGGGGGCGCGCGCGTGCTGCCGTTCTATGGCCCGGTGTCGGCGGCCAAGGCCGCGCTCGAGTCCAATATCCGCCAGCTCGCCGCCGAGCTGGCCGGCCACGGGATCACCGCGAACTCCATCCGCGCCGGCGTCACCGCCACGCCCGCCGCGCAGAAGATCCCCAACTACGAAGCGTTTTCCCAGAAGGCGGCCCAGCGCAATCCGCATCGCCGGCTGACCACGGTCGAGGACGTCGCCAAGGCCATCGTGGTGCTCTCGCATCCGGACACCTACTGGATGACGGGTAACGTCATCGGGGTGGACGGCGGCGAAGAGATAGTCGGTTAA
- a CDS encoding competence/damage-inducible protein A: protein MGRTAGIILIGNELLSGKVVDANAAYLCRELRMLGVDVRRIVVIPDEVDQIAAEVAEFSGSFDVVFTSGGVGPTHDDVTIEGVARAFGVPVVRDARMVEVIQRFAGGQLNAARLRMAEIPEGALPMMGDGLVFPAVVMKNVYVLPGVPELFRQKFEGLKEQFRDEPFHLVSVFLSVGEGTLAEHLNEVVRGYPELMLGSYPELANPEYKVKVTLESKDRTYMERALGDFLARLPAAVVVRIQK from the coding sequence ATGGGCCGGACGGCTGGCATCATCCTCATCGGCAACGAGCTTCTCTCCGGCAAGGTCGTGGACGCCAATGCGGCCTACCTGTGCCGCGAGCTTCGCATGCTCGGCGTCGACGTGCGTCGCATCGTGGTCATTCCCGACGAGGTGGATCAGATCGCCGCCGAGGTCGCCGAGTTCAGCGGGAGCTTCGACGTGGTCTTCACCTCCGGCGGGGTGGGGCCCACCCACGATGACGTGACGATCGAGGGGGTGGCGCGCGCGTTCGGCGTTCCCGTGGTCAGGGACGCTCGCATGGTCGAGGTCATCCAGCGCTTCGCGGGCGGCCAGCTCAATGCGGCGCGGCTCCGCATGGCCGAGATCCCGGAGGGCGCGCTCCCCATGATGGGGGACGGGCTCGTGTTTCCGGCGGTGGTCATGAAGAACGTCTACGTCTTGCCCGGAGTGCCCGAGCTCTTCCGGCAGAAGTTCGAGGGGCTCAAGGAGCAGTTCCGGGACGAGCCCTTCCATCTGGTCAGCGTCTTTCTGAGCGTGGGGGAGGGGACGCTGGCCGAGCACCTCAACGAGGTCGTCCGCGGCTATCCGGAGCTCATGCTGGGCTCGTATCCGGAGCTCGCGAACCCCGAGTACAAGGTCAAGGTCACCCTCGAGTCCAAGGATCGGACCTACATGGAGCGAGCGCTCGGTGATTTCCTCGCGAGGCTGCCCGCCGCCGTGGTGGTGCGCATCCAGAAATAG
- a CDS encoding iron-containing redox enzyme family protein, whose product MADTTKSFGESLAAEVRAGRSFGGHPLWFKIQEGRLSRPQVQGFAKQFFLQVLEFPRAVSALHSRCTDMGERVKLAESVYEEETGRLSGSKAHPELFLDFATGLGLPRHEVLTATALPSTAALIHWFEYSTKILPFLEGVAAINLAAEGQVVGAFGPFARGLQKHYGLDEAQVAFWDVHELADAEHSDVGDHIVIKGATTPESQDQIRRVVRTSLGMWWQFFQGIDQEYGQV is encoded by the coding sequence ATGGCGGACACGACGAAGTCTTTCGGCGAATCGCTGGCCGCGGAGGTGCGGGCGGGCAGGAGCTTCGGTGGCCACCCGCTCTGGTTCAAGATCCAGGAGGGGCGGCTGTCCCGTCCCCAGGTGCAGGGCTTCGCCAAGCAGTTCTTCCTCCAGGTGCTCGAGTTCCCCCGGGCCGTCTCGGCCCTGCACTCCCGCTGCACGGACATGGGTGAGCGGGTCAAGCTCGCCGAGTCGGTCTACGAGGAAGAAACGGGACGCCTCTCGGGCTCCAAGGCCCACCCCGAGCTCTTCCTCGACTTCGCCACCGGGCTCGGGCTGCCGCGCCACGAGGTGCTGACCGCCACCGCCTTGCCCTCGACGGCGGCCCTCATCCACTGGTTCGAGTATTCCACGAAGATCCTGCCTTTTCTCGAAGGCGTGGCCGCGATCAACCTGGCCGCGGAGGGACAGGTCGTGGGCGCCTTCGGCCCCTTCGCGCGCGGGCTCCAGAAGCACTACGGCCTGGACGAGGCGCAGGTCGCCTTCTGGGACGTGCACGAGCTCGCCGACGCCGAGCACTCCGATGTCGGCGACCACATCGTGATCAAGGGCGCCACCACCCCCGAGAGCCAGGACCAGATCCGCCGCGTCGTGCGCACCTCGCTCGGCATGTGGTGGCAGTTCTTCCAGGGCATCGATCAGGAGTACGGCCAAGTCTAG
- a CDS encoding class I SAM-dependent methyltransferase, producing the protein MSASPYQFKSDPYSSHTLILNRLGPGQGRRALDVGAADGFLSELLSRQGWQVTALERDPAQAAKARGRCHEVIVADLDQAAPKLSGTFDAIVYGDVLEHLTDPLPVLVAINRSLAPAGRVMVSVPNVAHLWVRLQLLLGRWDYADRGILDRTHLRFFTRRTFVRFLEDAGLSVTELASTPVPLPLVVPPRLHGAVLDAVHSANAAAARAWTSGLAYQLVAVCRRAAAGAR; encoded by the coding sequence ATGAGCGCTTCGCCCTATCAGTTCAAGTCCGACCCGTATTCGAGCCATACCCTGATCTTGAACAGACTGGGGCCGGGGCAGGGAAGGCGCGCCCTCGATGTCGGAGCGGCTGACGGTTTCCTCTCCGAGCTCCTGTCTCGCCAGGGCTGGCAGGTCACGGCTCTCGAGCGCGATCCCGCCCAGGCCGCCAAGGCGCGCGGGCGCTGCCACGAAGTCATCGTGGCCGACCTCGATCAGGCCGCGCCCAAGCTGTCGGGCACCTTTGACGCCATCGTTTACGGCGACGTGCTCGAGCACCTGACGGATCCGCTGCCCGTGCTGGTGGCCATCAACCGCTCGCTGGCGCCCGCGGGACGCGTGATGGTGTCCGTCCCCAATGTCGCCCATCTCTGGGTGCGTCTCCAGCTCCTACTCGGACGCTGGGACTATGCCGACCGCGGCATTCTCGACCGCACGCACCTGCGCTTCTTCACCCGACGCACCTTCGTGCGTTTTCTCGAGGACGCGGGACTGAGCGTGACGGAGCTGGCCTCGACTCCGGTGCCCCTGCCCCTGGTGGTCCCCCCGCGTCTGCACGGCGCCGTGCTGGACGCTGTCCACTCGGCGAATGCCGCGGCCGCGCGCGCGTGGACGAGCGGGCTCGCCTATCAGCTCGTGGCCGTCTGCCGGCGCGCGGCCGCGGGAGCGCGCTGA
- a CDS encoding glycosyltransferase family 2 protein, giving the protein MAQPKVVVVMPAYNAGRTLKLTYEELPKESVNLVILVDDGSRDQTLEIARELGLEIFVHDKNYGYGANQKTCYTEALKAGADIVVMVHPDYQYDPTLVPKMIEPIVKGEADLVLGSRLKGGGSAIAQGMPWWKYIANRFLTGVENVCFGLHLSEYHTGYRAFNRDALEAVNFRMNSDGFVFDQEIIAQAVSAGFRISEIAVPVRYFAEASSASFFASCAYGLKILWVVTRYTLHRSGIKRSRRLQSLRGRYSKLSPGSGTASRDRG; this is encoded by the coding sequence ATGGCGCAGCCCAAGGTCGTGGTGGTCATGCCCGCCTACAATGCGGGCCGGACGCTCAAGCTGACCTACGAGGAGCTGCCCAAGGAGTCGGTCAACCTCGTCATCCTGGTGGACGACGGCTCCCGCGACCAGACCCTCGAGATCGCGCGCGAGCTCGGCCTGGAGATCTTCGTCCACGACAAGAACTACGGCTACGGGGCAAACCAGAAGACGTGCTACACCGAGGCCCTCAAGGCGGGGGCGGACATCGTGGTCATGGTCCACCCCGACTATCAGTACGATCCGACCCTCGTGCCCAAGATGATCGAGCCCATCGTCAAGGGCGAGGCCGATCTCGTGCTGGGCTCGCGACTCAAGGGCGGGGGCTCCGCCATCGCCCAGGGCATGCCGTGGTGGAAATACATCGCGAACCGATTCCTGACGGGCGTCGAGAACGTGTGCTTCGGCCTGCACCTCTCGGAGTACCACACGGGCTACCGGGCCTTCAATCGTGATGCGCTGGAGGCCGTCAACTTCCGGATGAACTCCGACGGCTTCGTCTTCGACCAGGAGATCATTGCCCAGGCCGTGTCCGCGGGCTTCCGGATCTCCGAGATCGCGGTGCCCGTCCGCTACTTCGCCGAGGCCTCCTCCGCGAGCTTCTTCGCCTCGTGCGCCTACGGGCTCAAGATCCTCTGGGTGGTGACGCGCTACACCCTGCACAGGAGCGGCATCAAGCGATCGCGCCGGCTGCAGTCACTGCGCGGGCGCTACAGCAAGCTCAGTCCCGGCTCCGGGACAGCCTCGCGCGATCGCGGTTGA
- a CDS encoding DUF2079 domain-containing protein: MRLPRIRGRLASGCGSSFGIRGRLASGCGSSFILDLGCLLAGAAFFSTLIWWWWRPDELFLVFLALIALRLLRAPVAIPAWQPRRVLAVGILAYAAIFSFVTLTRHLALRTHALDLGYYVQLTWNLARGAGPYVSLPEMNAWGDHLSPIMYLLAPLFWVAPGAGALLVTQSVALALGALAVFGIAARRLGDERPAAVFAILYLVNPSLHGINQRDFHAAALAIPLLLAAIYFVERDSPWLFTAAVLLALGTREDATIPVVGLGIWLAVAKRRWLWGAVTAAAAFALLVADTRWLLPHFRGAPYPHLGRYAHLGRSVPEIVVAMLLHPFRTVGALWSWPRLFYLGNLLAPLLFLPLLAPAALLALLPPLLENLLGQDPVLFSHRTQYQSFVLPFLVSGAIAGYERLARTHPERWPGRVLTAAMIASLALTSPTVNDLAVQRFWPKAEHRQAWETMAQVPAGASLSAQDQYVAHLSLRPLVFVFPVSLEKAEYALVNAQSYPWRALPDVRMRQEDRDMVTIAGVGSAPELRFRVKYRAGPHLLLEKQ, from the coding sequence TTGAGACTTCCCAGAATTAGGGGTCGCCTCGCCTCCGGCTGCGGCTCCTCCTTCGGAATTAGGGGTCGCCTCGCCTCCGGCTGCGGCTCCTCCTTCATTCTCGACCTCGGCTGCCTCCTGGCCGGGGCCGCCTTTTTCTCGACGCTCATCTGGTGGTGGTGGCGTCCCGACGAGCTATTTCTCGTCTTCCTCGCCCTCATCGCGCTCCGGCTGCTCCGGGCGCCCGTGGCCATTCCCGCGTGGCAGCCTCGGCGTGTGCTGGCCGTGGGAATTCTCGCCTATGCCGCCATCTTCTCCTTCGTGACGCTGACGCGGCATCTGGCCCTGCGCACCCATGCCCTCGATCTCGGCTACTACGTTCAGCTGACCTGGAATCTGGCGCGGGGCGCCGGGCCTTACGTCAGCCTGCCCGAGATGAATGCCTGGGGAGACCACCTCTCGCCCATCATGTACCTGCTGGCTCCACTCTTCTGGGTCGCCCCCGGCGCGGGAGCGCTCCTCGTCACCCAGTCGGTGGCGCTGGCCCTGGGGGCTCTGGCCGTTTTCGGTATCGCGGCGCGACGGCTGGGAGACGAGCGGCCGGCGGCCGTCTTCGCCATCCTCTACCTCGTCAATCCCTCGCTTCACGGCATCAACCAGCGCGACTTCCATGCCGCCGCCCTGGCCATCCCGCTGCTCCTCGCGGCGATCTACTTCGTCGAGCGTGATAGCCCGTGGCTCTTCACCGCGGCGGTCCTTCTCGCGCTGGGGACCCGGGAGGACGCGACCATACCCGTTGTCGGCCTGGGAATCTGGCTGGCTGTCGCGAAGCGGCGCTGGCTCTGGGGCGCCGTCACCGCGGCCGCGGCCTTCGCCCTGCTCGTGGCGGACACGCGATGGCTCCTGCCCCATTTCCGGGGTGCTCCCTATCCGCATCTCGGACGCTACGCGCACCTGGGGCGCTCGGTGCCCGAGATCGTGGTGGCCATGCTTCTGCATCCATTTCGGACGGTGGGCGCACTCTGGAGCTGGCCGCGCCTCTTCTACCTCGGCAATCTCCTCGCCCCTCTGCTCTTCCTGCCCCTCCTGGCCCCGGCCGCGCTTCTCGCGCTCCTGCCGCCCCTCCTCGAGAACCTCCTCGGTCAGGACCCGGTCCTCTTCAGTCATCGAACGCAGTATCAATCCTTCGTCCTGCCTTTTCTCGTGAGCGGTGCCATCGCCGGCTACGAGCGGCTCGCGCGGACGCATCCGGAGCGGTGGCCCGGGCGCGTCTTGACCGCCGCGATGATCGCGAGCCTGGCCCTCACTTCTCCCACGGTCAATGACCTCGCCGTCCAGCGTTTCTGGCCCAAGGCCGAGCATCGCCAGGCCTGGGAGACCATGGCCCAGGTCCCGGCGGGCGCGTCGCTGTCGGCCCAGGATCAGTACGTCGCGCATCTCTCGCTCCGTCCGCTGGTCTTCGTCTTCCCGGTGAGCCTCGAGAAGGCGGAATACGCCCTGGTCAATGCCCAGTCCTATCCCTGGCGCGCCTTGCCCGACGTGCGCATGCGGCAGGAGGACCGAGACATGGTGACGATCGCCGGGGTCGGATCGGCGCCGGAACTCCGCTTCCGGGTCAAGTACCGCGCGGGCCCCCATCTCCTCTTGGAGAAGCAATAG
- a CDS encoding carbohydrate ABC transporter permease encodes MHARWRRPARQLGIYLGLALFLLIALFPVLWMVITAFKDEQDLYQMKFPLWFHMPPTLKHFRLLFTQTWFGTWVVNSALLSIVVVAITLAASVPAAYALARLRLPGAHGSGTALFMTYLVPPIILFIPIAPVVGWLGLFDSWWALVLLYPTFTIPLCTWLMLGFFLAVPRELEESAWIDGCGMMGGILRVVLPLSLPGMATTAIFAFTLSMQEYLYAVVFAAPVEQKVVTVGLPTMLIRGDIFFWGALMAGGLLVGLPTAIAFNLVLDRFIQGLTGTGDA; translated from the coding sequence ATGCATGCTCGATGGAGACGGCCGGCCCGCCAGCTCGGCATCTACCTGGGGCTCGCGCTCTTCTTGCTGATCGCCCTGTTCCCCGTCCTGTGGATGGTCATCACGGCCTTCAAGGACGAGCAGGACCTCTACCAGATGAAGTTCCCCCTGTGGTTTCACATGCCGCCGACCCTGAAGCACTTCCGTCTGCTGTTCACTCAGACCTGGTTCGGGACCTGGGTCGTCAACAGCGCGCTCCTCTCCATCGTGGTGGTCGCGATCACCCTCGCGGCCTCGGTCCCGGCCGCTTACGCCCTGGCCCGTCTCCGCCTGCCGGGAGCGCACGGCAGCGGCACCGCCCTCTTCATGACCTACCTGGTCCCGCCGATCATCCTGTTCATACCTATCGCGCCCGTCGTGGGATGGCTCGGGTTGTTCGACTCCTGGTGGGCTCTCGTCCTGCTCTATCCGACCTTCACCATCCCCCTCTGCACGTGGCTGATGCTGGGCTTTTTCCTCGCCGTGCCGCGCGAGCTCGAGGAGTCCGCCTGGATCGACGGCTGCGGGATGATGGGCGGAATCCTTCGCGTCGTCTTGCCTCTGAGCCTGCCCGGGATGGCCACCACGGCGATCTTCGCCTTCACGCTGTCGATGCAGGAGTACCTCTACGCGGTGGTCTTCGCGGCCCCCGTGGAGCAGAAGGTGGTCACGGTGGGGCTCCCCACCATGCTCATCCGCGGCGACATCTTCTTCTGGGGCGCGCTGATGGCCGGGGGCCTGCTCGTGGGGCTGCCCACGGCCATCGCCTTCAACCTCGTGCTCGACCGGTTCATCCAGGGGCTGACGGGCACCGGAGACGCCTGA
- a CDS encoding RDD family protein, whose protein sequence is MICPKCNVEYRPDVVRCADCDVALIPGPTEGEIRPAEPPVTVPEWVRLQESTGPAELPVVTSALDAAGIPFTLQGAHAGELLALHTTVWVPKERRKEAEAVVRNAAVVEPADMAETKRRLRSAERADRRRVAAESALIYAGFWRRAPALVIDAMVLSPLLVIYWILPRFWPSSILALFVLIPLLSHLYEIYFLTRWGQTVGKVIMAIKVTQLDGSPISLRRALLRRSVDIMFSVALLGVVGYRWSAFPAADPRLVLSESDPLFRTHEMITNVWMWSELIVLFLNKKKRALHDFIAGTVVIVSLAERTQRKKRSRPQ, encoded by the coding sequence ATGATCTGCCCAAAGTGCAATGTGGAATACCGTCCGGACGTGGTCCGGTGCGCCGATTGCGACGTCGCACTGATTCCCGGCCCCACCGAGGGAGAGATCCGACCTGCCGAACCGCCCGTTACGGTACCGGAGTGGGTGCGTCTGCAGGAGAGTACAGGGCCGGCAGAGCTCCCCGTGGTCACATCGGCGCTGGATGCAGCGGGGATTCCATTCACGCTCCAGGGAGCACATGCTGGCGAGCTTCTCGCGTTGCACACGACCGTCTGGGTGCCCAAGGAGCGCCGGAAGGAGGCAGAAGCTGTCGTGAGGAACGCGGCCGTGGTAGAGCCGGCCGACATGGCTGAAACCAAACGCCGATTGAGGAGCGCCGAACGGGCAGACCGCCGTAGAGTGGCGGCCGAGTCGGCCTTGATCTATGCAGGGTTCTGGCGCCGCGCTCCGGCACTCGTCATCGACGCAATGGTTCTGAGCCCGTTGCTTGTGATCTACTGGATTCTCCCGCGCTTCTGGCCATCATCCATTCTGGCGTTGTTCGTGCTGATCCCCCTCCTCAGCCACCTCTACGAGATCTACTTTCTGACTAGATGGGGACAGACGGTGGGCAAGGTGATCATGGCGATCAAGGTGACCCAGCTGGACGGGTCGCCGATCTCTCTCAGGCGTGCGCTACTCCGACGGTCGGTCGACATCATGTTTTCGGTGGCCTTACTCGGCGTCGTCGGGTACCGATGGTCGGCGTTCCCAGCGGCGGATCCCCGCCTCGTGCTGAGCGAATCGGATCCCCTATTCCGGACGCACGAGATGATAACCAACGTCTGGATGTGGAGTGAACTGATCGTTCTCTTCCTTAACAAGAAGAAGAGAGCGCTGCATGACTTCATCGCGGGAACCGTGGTGATCGTATCGCTGGCTGAGAGGACTCAAAGGAAGAAGCGGTCCCGTCCGCAGTGA
- a CDS encoding nuclear transport factor 2 family protein — protein sequence MPDLTPEEESAEVEETNARFYRALEARDLDAMEALWLHADYVRCVHPGWCLLTGWEAVRQSWEAIFKDTRELRFTLSDIVVRIADNIAWITGTENILTQSQGNISVTAVLVTNVFERRGTRWRMVLHHASHILTGEPDPA from the coding sequence ATGCCGGACCTGACGCCCGAAGAGGAGTCCGCCGAAGTCGAGGAGACCAATGCGCGCTTCTATCGCGCCCTCGAGGCCCGGGACCTCGACGCCATGGAGGCCCTGTGGCTGCACGCGGACTATGTTCGCTGCGTCCATCCGGGCTGGTGCCTGCTGACCGGCTGGGAGGCCGTGCGGCAGTCCTGGGAGGCCATCTTCAAGGACACCCGCGAGCTCCGCTTCACCCTCTCCGACATCGTCGTGCGCATCGCCGACAATATCGCCTGGATCACCGGCACCGAGAACATCCTCACCCAGTCCCAGGGCAATATCTCGGTGACCGCGGTGCTGGTGACCAATGTCTTCGAGCGGCGCGGCACGCGCTGGCGCATGGTGCTCCATCACGCCTCCCACATCCTCACCGGCGAGCCCGACCCCGCCTGA
- a CDS encoding Rieske 2Fe-2S domain-containing protein codes for MEPAADDPGAWSCAANALPPGQTAKFRLERRGKVVEGFVINVNGSHHAYVNCCPHAGTPLDLWPNEFLTEDGRHLICATHGAIFDPRSGLCVEGPCPGATLEPLVVETHGPRLVVRCRT; via the coding sequence GTGGAGCCTGCGGCGGACGATCCTGGCGCCTGGAGCTGCGCGGCCAATGCGCTGCCCCCGGGCCAGACCGCGAAGTTCCGTCTCGAGCGTCGAGGCAAGGTCGTGGAGGGCTTCGTCATCAACGTCAACGGGAGCCATCACGCCTATGTGAATTGCTGTCCCCACGCGGGCACGCCGCTCGACTTGTGGCCGAACGAGTTCCTGACGGAGGACGGGCGACATCTGATCTGCGCGACCCATGGCGCCATCTTCGATCCGCGGAGCGGTCTCTGCGTCGAGGGCCCTTGCCCCGGGGCCACCCTCGAGCCTCTCGTCGTGGAGACCCACGGCCCGCGCCTGGTGGTGCGATGCCGGACCTGA